A region from the Ptychodera flava strain L36383 chromosome 12, AS_Pfla_20210202, whole genome shotgun sequence genome encodes:
- the LOC139144905 gene encoding protein yippee-like 2, translated as MVKKTFQAYLPECHRKYSCVHCRAHLANHDELISKSFQGSQGRAYLFNSVVNVGCGPAEERVLLTGLHAVADIYCECCKTTLGWKYEHAFETSQKYKEGKYIIELAHMIKDNGWDS; from the exons ATGGTGAAGAAGACATTTCAAGCTTACCTTCCTGAATGTCATCGCAAGTACAGCTGTGTTCACTGCAGAGCTCATCTGGCCAATCATGATGAGCTTATTTCAAAG TCTTTCCAGGGTAGTCAAGGTCGTGCCTATCTCTTCAACTCGGT AGTGAATGTTGGCTGTGGCCCAGCAGAGGAAAGAGTTCTTCTCACCGGCCTACATGCTGTTGCCGATATTTACTGTGAATGCTGTAAGACTACCTTGGGATGGAAATAT GAGCATGCCTTTGAGACCAGTCAGAAGTACAAAGAAGGCAAATACATCATCGAGTTGGCTCACATGATCAAAGACAATGGCTGGGATTCGTGA